A stretch of the Capsicum annuum cultivar UCD-10X-F1 chromosome 10, UCD10Xv1.1, whole genome shotgun sequence genome encodes the following:
- the LOC107845778 gene encoding ADP-glucose phosphorylase isoform X2: MAESETPNRSPEIRKDRVNNRWVLFSPARSRRPSDFKAKSNPQPNNQTECPFCAGHEHECAPEIFRIPADSTNDWKIRVIQNLYPAVSRELDFQNSVSVIGDVAVSGFGFHDVVIESPIHSVNLSDLPPVEVGEVLLAAKKRIEQLRNCESIKYVQVFKNHGASAGASMSHSHSQMIALPIVPPTVSARLDSKKEYYKQTGKCYLCDIQPNELLIDESAHFISLVPFAATFAFEIWIIPRDHSSHFHEIDSEKLNNPPFNLLIHTSPFQDDPSAAPSTHWFLQIAPHLSGVGGFEIATGCYINPVFPEDAARILRDVKISN; encoded by the exons ATGGCGGAGTCAGAAACCCCAAATCGGAGCCCCGAAATCCGGAAAGACAGAGTCAACAACAGGTGGGTCCTGTTTTCGCCGGCGAGATCACGCCGACCATCGGACTTCAAAGCGAAATCGAACCCACAACCTAACAATCAAACCGAATGCCCATTTTGCGCCGGCCACGAGCACGAGTGTGCGCCGGAGATATTCCGTATCCCAGCAGATTCCACCAACGATTGGAAAATCAGAGTTATCCAAAATCTGTATCCGGCAGTCAGCAGAGAATTGGATTTCCAAAATTCAGTTTCTGTCATAGGTGATGTAGCAGTCAGTGGATTTGGGTTTCACGATGTCGTTATTGAATCGCCGATTCATTCAGTAAATTTGAGCGATCTGCCGCCGGTTGAAGTTGGGGAGGTCTTGCTTGCTGCTAAGAAGAGGATCGAGCAGCTTCGGAATTGTGAGTCTATCAAGTATGTTCAG GTGTTCAAAAACCATGGAGCCTCTGCTGGTGCTTCAATGAGCCATTCTCACAGCCAGATGATTGCTCTTCCCATTGTTCCTCCAACAGTTTCCGCCCGTCTCGACAGTAAGAAGGAATACTACAAGCAGACTGGAAAATGCTACCTGTGTGATATTCAACCCAATGAATTATTAATTGATGAATCAGCCCATTTCATATCACTGGTTCCCTTTGCTGCAACTTTTGCTTTTGAGATTTGGATTATTCCTCGTGATCACTCTTCTCATTTTCATGAAATAGACAGTGAGAAG TTGAACAATCCACCATTCAACCTCCTGATTCATACCTCGCCATTTCAAGATGATCCATCAGCTGCACCTTCCACACACTGGTTTTTACAAATAGCTCCCCATTTGAGTGGAGTTGGTGGATTTGAGATAGCAACGGGTTGTTATATAAATCCTGTTTTCCCAGAGGATGCTGCCAGAATTCTAAGGGATGTAAAAATCTCTAATTAA
- the LOC107845778 gene encoding ADP-glucose phosphorylase isoform X1, whose amino-acid sequence MAESETPNRSPEIRKDRVNNRWVLFSPARSRRPSDFKAKSNPQPNNQTECPFCAGHEHECAPEIFRIPADSTNDWKIRVIQNLYPAVSRELDFQNSVSVIGDVAVSGFGFHDVVIESPIHSVNLSDLPPVEVGEVLLAAKKRIEQLRNCESIKYVQVFKNHGASAGASMSHSHSQMIALPIVPPTVSARLDSKKEYYKQTGKCYLCDIQPNELLIDESAHFISLVPFAATFAFEIWIIPRDHSSHFHEIDSEKAIDLGGLLKLMLLKISLQLNNPPFNLLIHTSPFQDDPSAAPSTHWFLQIAPHLSGVGGFEIATGCYINPVFPEDAARILRDVKISN is encoded by the exons ATGGCGGAGTCAGAAACCCCAAATCGGAGCCCCGAAATCCGGAAAGACAGAGTCAACAACAGGTGGGTCCTGTTTTCGCCGGCGAGATCACGCCGACCATCGGACTTCAAAGCGAAATCGAACCCACAACCTAACAATCAAACCGAATGCCCATTTTGCGCCGGCCACGAGCACGAGTGTGCGCCGGAGATATTCCGTATCCCAGCAGATTCCACCAACGATTGGAAAATCAGAGTTATCCAAAATCTGTATCCGGCAGTCAGCAGAGAATTGGATTTCCAAAATTCAGTTTCTGTCATAGGTGATGTAGCAGTCAGTGGATTTGGGTTTCACGATGTCGTTATTGAATCGCCGATTCATTCAGTAAATTTGAGCGATCTGCCGCCGGTTGAAGTTGGGGAGGTCTTGCTTGCTGCTAAGAAGAGGATCGAGCAGCTTCGGAATTGTGAGTCTATCAAGTATGTTCAG GTGTTCAAAAACCATGGAGCCTCTGCTGGTGCTTCAATGAGCCATTCTCACAGCCAGATGATTGCTCTTCCCATTGTTCCTCCAACAGTTTCCGCCCGTCTCGACAGTAAGAAGGAATACTACAAGCAGACTGGAAAATGCTACCTGTGTGATATTCAACCCAATGAATTATTAATTGATGAATCAGCCCATTTCATATCACTGGTTCCCTTTGCTGCAACTTTTGCTTTTGAGATTTGGATTATTCCTCGTGATCACTCTTCTCATTTTCATGAAATAGACAGTGAGAAG GCAATTGATCTTGGGGGATTGTTGAAACTCATGCTTTTGAAGATTTCTTTGCAGTTGAACAATCCACCATTCAACCTCCTGATTCATACCTCGCCATTTCAAGATGATCCATCAGCTGCACCTTCCACACACTGGTTTTTACAAATAGCTCCCCATTTGAGTGGAGTTGGTGGATTTGAGATAGCAACGGGTTGTTATATAAATCCTGTTTTCCCAGAGGATGCTGCCAGAATTCTAAGGGATGTAAAAATCTCTAATTAA